In Spirochaetaceae bacterium, a genomic segment contains:
- a CDS encoding thiamine pyrophosphate-requiring protein, which produces MTGYDAMAQVLAAEGVTFLSAFPLQNLIESSAKIGIRPVICRQERTGVNIADGYARITNGAGLGVFTMQYGPGAENAFAGVAQAYADSVPMLHLAGGSPGSRQGVAPTFDPVRAYRSVTKWAAQIRTAADVPAMMRRALGQLRNGRRGPVLLEMVHDAMGQDYPGDSVEYAPVRGHRSAAASEDVRDLIAALLAARNPIVVAGQGVLYGEATEELVAFAELAQIPVMTTLAGKSAFPENHALALGTGGLTRTLMVSRFLAEADLIIGIGTSFTINTFTTPMPAGTTKAQVTNCGEDIGKDYPVALGAVGDAALVLEQMNEEYRRQDGPRARGDGNGAATRVAAVAEEFSRQWEPHLSSDEVPISPYRVIRELEQAFGTADTIITHDSGYPRDQLVPMWKSVAPRGYIGWGKSTQLGYGLGLAIGAKLAAPEKQVINLMGEAAFGMSGLDVETAVRSEIPILTVVLNNGVMTKYDSHMPEASERYGSNRLGGNYAAVGAALGAHAERVSDPAELAAALRRAQAANRDGRPALVEVMSKVEPQVST; this is translated from the coding sequence ATGACAGGATATGACGCAATGGCACAGGTGCTGGCGGCGGAAGGAGTGACCTTTCTGTCCGCGTTTCCGCTGCAGAACCTGATCGAGAGCAGCGCGAAGATCGGCATTCGACCGGTGATCTGCCGGCAGGAGCGGACCGGCGTCAACATCGCCGATGGATATGCGCGCATCACCAACGGTGCCGGTCTCGGCGTGTTCACCATGCAGTACGGCCCCGGCGCCGAGAACGCGTTCGCGGGCGTGGCGCAGGCATACGCCGACTCGGTACCGATGCTGCACCTCGCGGGCGGGTCACCGGGTTCCCGCCAGGGGGTCGCGCCGACGTTCGATCCGGTGCGCGCCTACCGCTCGGTGACCAAGTGGGCGGCACAGATCCGTACCGCCGCGGACGTGCCGGCGATGATGCGGCGCGCGCTCGGCCAGCTCCGCAATGGCCGGCGCGGCCCGGTGCTGCTGGAGATGGTGCACGACGCCATGGGCCAGGACTACCCCGGCGACAGCGTGGAGTACGCGCCGGTACGAGGACACCGCTCCGCCGCCGCGAGCGAGGACGTGCGCGATCTGATCGCGGCCCTGCTCGCCGCCCGCAACCCGATCGTGGTGGCCGGCCAGGGCGTGCTGTACGGCGAGGCCACCGAGGAGTTGGTGGCGTTCGCCGAGCTGGCACAGATCCCGGTGATGACCACGCTCGCGGGCAAGAGTGCGTTCCCGGAGAACCACGCGCTTGCGCTTGGCACCGGCGGCCTGACGCGCACCCTGATGGTGTCGCGCTTCCTCGCCGAAGCTGACCTGATCATCGGGATCGGCACCAGTTTCACGATCAACACCTTCACCACGCCGATGCCGGCCGGCACGACGAAGGCCCAGGTGACCAACTGCGGCGAGGACATCGGCAAGGACTACCCGGTAGCGCTGGGAGCGGTCGGCGATGCGGCGCTGGTGCTCGAGCAGATGAACGAGGAGTACCGGCGCCAGGACGGTCCGAGGGCTCGCGGCGACGGCAACGGTGCGGCGACCCGCGTGGCGGCAGTGGCGGAAGAGTTCTCGCGGCAGTGGGAGCCGCACCTTTCCTCCGACGAGGTTCCGATCAGCCCTTATCGGGTGATTCGCGAACTGGAGCAGGCGTTTGGCACGGCCGACACCATCATCACGCACGATTCGGGCTATCCGCGCGACCAACTGGTGCCGATGTGGAAGAGCGTAGCACCGCGTGGCTACATCGGCTGGGGCAAGTCGACGCAGCTCGGCTACGGACTCGGGCTGGCTATCGGAGCGAAGCTGGCGGCGCCGGAGAAGCAGGTGATCAACCTGATGGGCGAGGCGGCGTTCGGCATGTCGGGGCTCGACGTGGAGACCGCCGTCAGGTCGGAGATCCCGATCCTGACCGTGGTGCTGAACAACGGGGTCATGACCAAGTACGACAGCCACATGCCGGAGGCGTCCGAGCGCTACGGCAGCAACCGCCTGGGCGGCAACTATGCCGCCGTCGGTGCGGCGCTCGGAGCGCATGCCGAGCGGGTGAGCGATCCCGCCGAGTTGGCCGCGGCGTTGCGGCGCGCCCAGGCCGCCAACCGTGACGGCAGACCGGCCCTGGTGGAGGTGATGAGCAAGGTGGAACCGCAGGTCTCCACCTGA
- a CDS encoding M20/M25/M40 family metallo-hydrolase has product MSDWEPDLTRARDLAMELMAIPGKSGEEAEVSRYVAGKLRAAGVPAEIIVSDRVQRRTPLKGDTGNLILKLQGTRRGARRLLAGHLDTVPICVGSKPLLRGREVRSASRGTGLGADNRAACAVLLAVALEVVERGLPHPPVTFCWFVQEEVGLQGSQRVSKASLGNPRLAFNWDGGGAARLVVGATGAYRMHIDVGGVASHAGGAPERGVSAIAIAARAIADLDRAGWHGKVEKDEGSGTSNVGVIQAGDATNVVTDRAVVRAEARSHDPAFRKRIVREFEQAFRRAANRAINVDGITGRVKVSTTLDYESFKLPLNEPCVLAAAAAAQSAGATAEFHVADGGLDANSLTARGIPTVTMGVGQRNAHTINETLDLNDFELACRMALRLATGTESA; this is encoded by the coding sequence ATGAGCGATTGGGAACCTGACCTGACGCGGGCGCGCGACCTGGCCATGGAACTGATGGCCATTCCCGGCAAGAGCGGCGAAGAGGCGGAGGTCTCGCGCTACGTCGCCGGCAAGCTGCGCGCGGCCGGCGTACCGGCCGAGATAATCGTCAGCGACCGCGTGCAGCGCCGCACTCCGCTCAAGGGCGATACCGGCAACCTGATTCTCAAGCTGCAGGGCACGCGGCGCGGTGCAAGGCGCCTGCTGGCCGGCCACCTCGATACCGTGCCCATCTGCGTCGGCAGCAAGCCGCTGTTGCGCGGCCGCGAGGTGCGCTCGGCGAGCCGCGGCACGGGCCTCGGCGCCGACAACCGCGCGGCGTGCGCGGTGTTGCTGGCGGTCGCCCTGGAAGTCGTGGAACGCGGACTGCCGCATCCACCCGTCACGTTCTGCTGGTTCGTCCAGGAGGAGGTGGGGCTGCAGGGTTCGCAGCGAGTGTCCAAGGCGTCGCTGGGCAATCCGCGGCTGGCCTTCAACTGGGACGGCGGCGGCGCCGCGCGATTGGTGGTGGGTGCCACCGGGGCGTACCGCATGCACATCGACGTGGGCGGGGTGGCGAGCCACGCCGGCGGCGCTCCGGAACGGGGCGTGAGCGCGATTGCCATAGCGGCGCGGGCGATTGCCGACCTGGACCGCGCCGGCTGGCATGGCAAGGTGGAGAAAGACGAAGGCAGTGGCACCAGCAACGTGGGCGTGATCCAGGCCGGGGATGCCACCAACGTGGTCACCGACCGCGCCGTCGTGCGCGCCGAGGCGCGCAGTCACGATCCGGCGTTCCGCAAGCGCATCGTGCGCGAGTTCGAGCAGGCGTTCCGGCGCGCCGCCAACCGGGCGATCAACGTCGACGGCATCACCGGGCGCGTCAAGGTGTCGACTACCCTGGACTACGAGTCCTTCAAGCTGCCGCTCAACGAACCGTGCGTGCTTGCGGCCGCGGCGGCGGCGCAGAGCGCTGGCGCCACGGCAGAATTCCACGTTGCCGACGGCGGACTGGACGCCAACTCGCTCACCGCGCGCGGCATTCCGACGGTCACCATGGGCGTCGGCCAGCGCAACGCCCACACCATCAACGAGACGCTCGACCTGAACGACTTCGAACTGGCCTGCCGCATGGCGTTGCGGCTCGCCACCGGTACCGAGTCGGCTTAG
- a CDS encoding TIGR03943 family protein — protein sequence MRVMVGRRVAAALRAAVVLALAAVLAMRYLDGSLGYFINLRYGWLTVVAMVCLVQLAAALLATVPKRARGETEERVSMPWMGAALLAVPVLLALVPPRPLGTDAMATRALQIGSVPAAAGLGTASELNVGASGVPRTVLDWLVLFDQETTGGGDLSRFAGESARVRGFVYRDERFPAGTFMVSRFLLSCCAADAAPIGLAVRWPDAEFLEDDAWVWVSGDFSVESFLGERMPVLVGAEVTAADQPPQPYLYY from the coding sequence ATGCGGGTGATGGTTGGGCGCCGTGTCGCGGCGGCCCTGCGCGCGGCGGTGGTGCTGGCCCTGGCGGCGGTGTTGGCGATGCGCTACCTGGACGGCTCGCTGGGTTACTTCATCAATCTGCGCTACGGTTGGCTGACCGTGGTTGCCATGGTCTGCCTCGTTCAACTCGCGGCGGCGCTGCTGGCAACGGTGCCGAAACGCGCTCGTGGTGAGACCGAAGAACGCGTTTCCATGCCGTGGATGGGCGCCGCGCTGCTCGCCGTACCGGTCCTGTTGGCACTCGTTCCACCGCGGCCGCTGGGCACCGACGCCATGGCCACGCGCGCTCTGCAGATCGGATCCGTCCCGGCGGCGGCAGGCCTGGGCACGGCGTCCGAACTGAACGTGGGCGCCTCCGGTGTGCCGCGGACGGTGCTGGACTGGCTGGTGCTGTTCGACCAGGAGACCACCGGCGGCGGTGACCTGAGCCGGTTCGCCGGCGAGTCGGCGCGCGTACGCGGATTCGTGTACCGCGATGAGCGGTTCCCGGCCGGCACGTTCATGGTGAGCCGCTTTCTGCTCAGTTGCTGCGCGGCGGACGCCGCCCCGATCGGCCTGGCGGTGCGCTGGCCGGATGCCGAGTTTCTGGAAGATGACGCGTGGGTGTGGGTGAGCGGGGATTTCTCGGTGGAATCCTTCCTCGGCGAGCGCATGCCGGTGCTGGTTGGCGCGGAAGTAACCGCCGCCGACCAACCACCGCAGCCCTATCTGTACTACTAG
- a CDS encoding ABC transporter ATP-binding protein has protein sequence MSKYFAGNPRPALRKVSLELDRGAVLALLGESGSGKTTLLRLVAGFEQPASGTIALAGSLISSPHSTTPPEERGVGMVFQDTALLPHLTMLQNVAFGLRRLPERERRRRAEQTLELVHIADVKDRYPHEVSGGQAQRAAIGRALAPRPALLLFDEPFNNLDPVLKWEMLHELRAVLSETAATALFVTHDRDEAFTVADSIALLHRGRIAQVGEAEALYHVPASAFVARYLGAVNLVPVWRRGATWMSAFGELAEAAPFRHAGADAVSVRPWQLRIDRVDIAPVDRTAARGNSELGVSGTIRGTRFMGEYRELRVRMEDVSGLRDLTVHASTECRYRAGDRVRIRLSQAAGGG, from the coding sequence GTGTCCAAGTACTTTGCCGGCAATCCGCGACCCGCGCTGCGCAAGGTGTCGCTGGAGCTCGACCGTGGCGCGGTCCTGGCGCTGCTCGGCGAGAGCGGCAGCGGCAAGACCACGTTGTTGCGCCTGGTGGCGGGCTTCGAGCAGCCGGCGTCGGGCACCATAGCGCTTGCCGGATCGTTGATCAGCAGCCCTCACAGCACCACGCCGCCGGAGGAGCGCGGCGTTGGCATGGTGTTCCAGGACACCGCCTTGTTGCCGCATCTGACGATGCTGCAGAACGTGGCGTTCGGCCTGCGCAGGCTACCCGAGCGGGAACGGCGCCGCAGGGCGGAACAGACCCTGGAACTGGTTCACATTGCCGACGTGAAGGACCGCTATCCGCACGAGGTGTCGGGTGGCCAGGCGCAACGGGCGGCAATCGGACGCGCCCTCGCGCCGCGGCCGGCGTTGCTGTTGTTCGATGAGCCGTTCAACAACCTCGATCCGGTGCTGAAATGGGAAATGCTGCACGAACTGCGGGCGGTGCTGAGCGAGACCGCCGCCACGGCGCTGTTCGTTACCCACGACCGCGACGAGGCATTCACCGTCGCCGATTCCATCGCGCTGCTGCACCGCGGCCGCATCGCCCAGGTCGGCGAAGCGGAGGCGCTCTACCACGTGCCCGCAAGTGCCTTCGTCGCTCGTTACCTTGGCGCGGTCAACCTGGTACCGGTGTGGCGCCGGGGAGCTACTTGGATGTCGGCGTTCGGGGAGCTTGCCGAGGCGGCGCCGTTCCGACATGCGGGAGCCGACGCCGTCTCGGTGCGTCCGTGGCAACTGCGCATCGACCGCGTCGATATCGCTCCGGTCGATCGCACCGCCGCACGCGGCAACAGCGAGTTGGGCGTGTCCGGTACGATCCGGGGCACGCGGTTCATGGGAGAGTATCGCGAGCTTCGCGTCCGCATGGAGGATGTCTCCGGGCTTCGCGACCTCACGGTACACGCGTCGACCGAGTGCCGCTATCGCGCGGGCGACCGCGTCCGGATCAGGCTCTCACAGGCCGCGGGCGGCGGCTGA
- a CDS encoding iron ABC transporter permease, which produces MTDLVGRGHVVNGAVIGARTAGVGERVLAWQQRLRAMWLRAPWSKGWRLRRVSATLVEPTSRLWLVAPAILTALVGIPLVVVAAHLGALSSPEVHHLAQTVLLRYVANTVGLVTVVGCLTVLIGVSTAWLTTAFEFPGRRVLSWLLVLPLALPTYIAAISYAGMFDYTGPAQLLFRRLLAMAPGSYPTVDIQTFAGLSFVLTVTVYPYAYLTSRAVFARQSAAVMEIARCHGYGCAQAFRHAVLPLARPGIVAGAGLIAMETLGEYGASHFFGVDTLTIGIFRAWFALGSVEAALSLAGVLLLVVGAIMALERWQRSRARYHSPSVLQRPIPRVALRGRAAATTAAWCAAPVLFGFVLPVAQLGWWALEGSGRAIRLDLVRYLASSVGLAGTASLAIVILATLVAYAARVRSGRLVSATARLATSGYAIPAAVLAVGIATACSWLDHRIIEASRGLFGVSPGLIITGTALALLAGYVVRFFGVGYHAIDSGFCGVTRRFDEVARCSGMRPRHALLHVALPSLRPALIGAAVLLVVDMLKELPLTMILRPFNLETLATRVFRMAGNEMMQEAAVPALLIVAIGMIPVFVLQRLASAHVKARLTT; this is translated from the coding sequence ATGACTGACCTTGTCGGCCGTGGGCACGTAGTGAATGGCGCCGTTATCGGCGCAAGAACCGCGGGTGTCGGCGAGCGGGTTCTGGCTTGGCAACAGCGGTTGCGGGCCATGTGGCTGCGCGCGCCGTGGTCGAAGGGCTGGCGGTTGCGCCGCGTCAGCGCGACGCTGGTCGAGCCGACATCCCGGCTGTGGCTGGTGGCCCCCGCCATTCTGACGGCGCTGGTCGGCATCCCGCTCGTGGTGGTGGCCGCCCACCTTGGCGCACTGTCGAGTCCGGAGGTGCACCACCTGGCACAGACGGTGTTGCTCCGTTACGTGGCCAACACGGTCGGGCTGGTTACCGTGGTGGGCTGCCTGACGGTGCTCATCGGGGTCAGCACGGCTTGGCTGACCACTGCATTCGAGTTTCCCGGCCGACGCGTCCTGAGCTGGCTCCTGGTGCTGCCGCTGGCGCTTCCCACCTACATCGCCGCAATTTCGTACGCCGGCATGTTCGATTACACGGGCCCTGCGCAACTGCTGTTCCGCCGCCTGCTGGCAATGGCTCCTGGAAGCTACCCGACCGTCGACATTCAGACCTTCGCCGGGCTGAGCTTCGTGCTCACCGTGACCGTATATCCCTATGCATACCTGACCTCGCGAGCCGTGTTCGCCCGGCAGAGCGCAGCGGTCATGGAGATCGCGCGCTGCCACGGATATGGGTGCGCGCAGGCGTTCCGCCACGCCGTGCTGCCGCTGGCGAGGCCCGGAATCGTGGCCGGCGCCGGTCTGATCGCCATGGAAACGCTCGGCGAGTACGGCGCCTCGCACTTCTTCGGCGTCGACACGCTGACCATCGGCATCTTTCGCGCCTGGTTCGCGCTGGGCAGCGTGGAGGCGGCGCTCAGCCTGGCAGGGGTCCTGCTGCTGGTGGTCGGAGCCATCATGGCGCTGGAGCGCTGGCAGCGCAGCCGCGCCCGTTACCACTCGCCAAGCGTGCTGCAGCGTCCGATTCCGCGCGTCGCGCTGCGCGGGCGTGCTGCCGCGACCACCGCGGCGTGGTGCGCCGCTCCCGTGTTGTTCGGGTTCGTGCTGCCGGTAGCCCAACTCGGCTGGTGGGCGCTGGAGGGCAGCGGACGCGCCATCCGCCTGGACCTGGTGCGCTACCTGGCGAGCAGCGTCGGCCTTGCCGGCACCGCTTCCCTGGCCATTGTCATACTGGCGACCCTGGTCGCGTATGCCGCCCGGGTTCGCAGCGGCCGCCTGGTGAGCGCTACCGCTCGCCTGGCCACATCCGGCTACGCAATACCCGCCGCGGTGCTCGCGGTGGGCATCGCCACTGCCTGCAGTTGGCTCGACCACCGCATCATCGAAGCGTCGCGCGGGTTGTTCGGCGTGTCTCCGGGTCTCATCATCACCGGCACCGCGCTGGCGTTGCTCGCCGGCTACGTGGTGCGCTTCTTCGGCGTCGGCTATCACGCGATCGACTCCGGGTTCTGCGGCGTCACCCGCCGATTCGACGAGGTGGCGCGATGTTCCGGCATGCGTCCGCGGCACGCGTTGCTGCACGTGGCTCTGCCGAGCTTGCGGCCCGCGCTGATCGGCGCCGCCGTCCTGCTGGTCGTGGACATGCTCAAGGAACTGCCGCTCACCATGATCCTGCGCCCGTTCAACCTGGAGACCCTTGCCACCCGGGTATTCCGCATGGCGGGCAACGAGATGATGCAGGAGGCGGCCGTCCCTGCGTTGCTGATCGTGGCGATAGGGATGATTCCGGTATTCGTGCTGCAGCGCCTGGCGTCCGCCCACGTGAAGGCGCGCTTGACCACCTGA
- a CDS encoding permease has translation MSSQHRVVELAHAPPASRAPRRRRMPLIVVVAALVVVALVLAWAVGRNQSSIDGAFAAPVSVPDRLHTFTTIFLGIFIEAVPFLLLGTLASGFVEVFVRPESLARWIPRHPLLAVLAGAGLGIVLPVCECGIVVVVRRLLAKGLPLRVGVAFLLAAPVVNPIVFASTLTAFGAGKMLAARFSLSFAIAAVIALVFGTARPGEVLRDQPAGDDGHGHHHDHHHHHHDHHHHRDAGVERLPGRIRSALGAAADDLFDVGRYLVIGSLLAAALQALVPREAILEIGNAPVSSVMALSVLAFVISVCSTVDAFVALSFVGTFTPASILAFLVFGPMVDIKSSLMFGSVFRPRVVAYLIILPLGTTLLACLLLATQVGF, from the coding sequence ATGTCATCGCAGCACCGGGTCGTGGAGTTGGCGCATGCCCCGCCCGCGAGCAGGGCTCCGCGCCGCCGCCGCATGCCGTTGATCGTCGTGGTGGCGGCGCTCGTGGTGGTGGCACTGGTGCTGGCCTGGGCCGTCGGACGCAATCAGTCGTCGATCGACGGCGCCTTTGCCGCGCCGGTATCGGTGCCCGACAGGTTGCACACCTTCACTACCATCTTTCTCGGCATCTTCATCGAGGCGGTGCCGTTCCTGCTGCTCGGCACGCTGGCGTCCGGGTTCGTGGAGGTGTTCGTGCGCCCGGAGTCGCTGGCGCGCTGGATTCCCCGCCATCCGCTGCTCGCCGTGCTGGCCGGCGCGGGACTGGGCATCGTGCTGCCGGTGTGCGAGTGCGGCATCGTGGTAGTGGTGCGCCGCCTGCTGGCCAAGGGGCTGCCGCTGCGCGTCGGCGTTGCGTTCCTGCTCGCCGCCCCGGTAGTGAATCCGATCGTGTTCGCGAGCACACTGACCGCCTTTGGCGCCGGCAAGATGCTCGCGGCGCGGTTCAGCCTGAGTTTCGCCATTGCCGCCGTGATCGCCCTTGTGTTCGGGACAGCCCGCCCGGGCGAGGTATTGCGCGACCAACCTGCCGGCGATGACGGCCACGGCCACCACCACGATCATCACCATCACCACCACGATCATCATCACCACCGGGATGCCGGCGTGGAGCGGCTGCCGGGTCGTATTCGTAGCGCCTTGGGCGCGGCTGCCGATGACCTGTTCGACGTCGGGCGCTACCTGGTGATCGGCTCGCTGCTCGCGGCCGCCCTGCAGGCGCTGGTGCCGCGCGAGGCGATCCTGGAGATCGGCAACGCGCCGGTGAGTTCGGTGATGGCGCTCAGCGTGCTGGCGTTCGTGATCTCGGTGTGCTCCACGGTCGACGCGTTCGTGGCGTTGTCGTTCGTCGGCACCTTTACGCCGGCGTCGATCCTTGCATTCCTGGTATTCGGTCCGATGGTGGACATCAAGAGTTCGCTGATGTTCGGGAGCGTGTTCCGTCCCCGCGTGGTGGCTTACCTGATCATCCTCCCGCTCGGCACGACGCTGCTGGCGTGCCTGTTGCTCGCCACACAGGTGGGGTTCTGA
- a CDS encoding ferritin, translated as MISDRIGKALNEQITNEFNSAHSYLAMSAHFAARNLNGFAHWFRVQYDEERTHALRIFDHILDRGGTISLSVASEPQASWDSPTEAFVAALAEERRIAKSIDELMELANGEKDHATRILLDWFVTEQVEEERTTSEIVDQLRMVGDSEIGLFMMDERLKNRTPDEAAGDEG; from the coding sequence ATGATTTCAGACCGAATCGGCAAAGCGCTCAACGAACAGATTACCAACGAGTTCAACTCGGCGCACAGCTACCTCGCAATGTCGGCGCACTTCGCGGCGCGCAACCTGAACGGCTTCGCGCATTGGTTTCGCGTGCAGTACGACGAGGAACGCACCCACGCACTGCGTATATTCGACCACATCCTCGACCGTGGTGGTACGATCTCGCTATCGGTGGCGTCCGAGCCGCAAGCTTCGTGGGACTCGCCCACCGAGGCGTTCGTCGCGGCGCTTGCGGAGGAGCGGCGCATCGCCAAGTCCATCGACGAGTTGATGGAACTCGCGAATGGCGAAAAGGATCACGCGACGCGCATCCTGCTGGACTGGTTCGTGACCGAGCAGGTGGAGGAGGAACGCACCACCAGCGAGATAGTCGACCAGTTGCGCATGGTGGGCGATTCGGAGATCGGCCTGTTCATGATGGACGAGCGGCTGAAGAACCGCACGCCCGACGAAGCCGCCGGCGACGAGGGTTGA
- a CDS encoding glycoside hydrolase family 32 protein produces the protein MSTAQNVWPTSKVPFHTFPTTLEEQERALAENPLMQRLHAARASYASDPHRPQYHYVNPEASLNDPNGLCFWQGRWHLFYQAYPPEDTRQHWGHAVSDDLVHWRDLPYCIYPSPEDKCFSGATLVEEDRVIAIYHGTEVGNMVATSSDPLLLNWHKVTGAAVIPMRRPDGSPQPYRVFDPCIWSKDGRYYSLSAGTRPVGPGGKPVRANFLLRSDDLATWEYLHPFVEDDLYTLVGDDGACPYFWPIGTGDGQRHILLFFSHMSGGQYLLGDYDTARDKFVVTHGAKFNHGPALPAGVHAPSATPDGKGGVIVIFNMNPAKPTRGWNQIMTLPRRLTVDGDQIHQEPVAAVESLRVAHRHVGRTVLPANEEVVIDAVGGNTMELAAEIDPGRAPMVELHVLRSPGREEYTRIGFYPERGFRDRVNLTRAVDSLVTLDNAYSSTAPDVLSRAPETAPVRLAPPEKLQLRVFVDRSVVEVFVNGRQCLAERVYPERSDSLGVSVRAQGAPAVLESLDAWQMDSIY, from the coding sequence ATGAGTACCGCACAGAACGTCTGGCCGACGTCGAAAGTCCCGTTCCATACGTTTCCCACCACGCTTGAGGAACAGGAACGCGCCCTCGCCGAGAACCCGCTCATGCAGCGCCTGCACGCCGCCCGCGCGAGCTACGCTTCCGACCCGCACAGGCCGCAGTACCACTACGTCAACCCCGAAGCCAGCCTGAACGATCCCAACGGTCTGTGCTTCTGGCAGGGACGCTGGCACCTGTTCTACCAGGCGTACCCGCCCGAGGACACCCGCCAGCACTGGGGACACGCGGTCAGCGACGACCTGGTCCACTGGCGCGACCTGCCCTACTGCATCTATCCGAGCCCGGAGGACAAGTGTTTCTCCGGCGCCACGCTGGTGGAGGAAGACCGAGTCATCGCCATCTACCACGGCACCGAGGTCGGCAACATGGTCGCTACCTCCAGCGATCCGCTGCTGCTCAACTGGCACAAGGTGACGGGTGCGGCCGTGATTCCGATGCGCCGGCCCGACGGTTCGCCGCAGCCGTATCGGGTGTTCGACCCCTGCATCTGGAGCAAGGACGGCCGCTACTATTCCCTGTCGGCCGGCACCCGTCCGGTGGGCCCCGGCGGCAAGCCGGTCCGCGCCAACTTCCTGCTGCGCTCGGACGACCTCGCTACCTGGGAGTACCTGCACCCGTTCGTGGAGGATGACCTCTACACGCTGGTGGGGGACGACGGCGCCTGTCCCTACTTCTGGCCGATCGGCACCGGCGACGGGCAGCGCCACATCCTGCTGTTCTTCAGCCACATGAGCGGCGGACAGTACCTGCTCGGCGACTACGACACTGCGCGCGACAAGTTCGTGGTGACCCACGGCGCCAAGTTCAACCACGGACCCGCCCTCCCGGCGGGTGTGCACGCGCCGTCCGCCACTCCGGACGGGAAGGGCGGCGTGATCGTGATCTTCAACATGAACCCGGCCAAGCCGACCCGCGGCTGGAACCAGATCATGACCCTGCCGCGGCGGCTGACCGTGGACGGTGACCAGATCCACCAGGAGCCGGTGGCGGCGGTCGAATCGTTGCGGGTCGCGCACCGTCACGTGGGGCGCACCGTGCTGCCAGCCAACGAGGAGGTGGTAATCGACGCCGTGGGCGGCAACACGATGGAGCTGGCCGCCGAGATCGATCCCGGCCGCGCCCCCATGGTGGAGTTGCACGTGCTGCGTTCGCCGGGCCGCGAAGAGTACACTCGCATCGGGTTCTACCCGGAACGCGGCTTTCGCGACCGCGTCAACCTGACCCGCGCGGTCGACAGCCTGGTCACCCTCGACAACGCGTACTCGTCCACCGCGCCGGACGTGCTCTCGCGCGCGCCGGAGACCGCGCCGGTGCGCCTGGCGCCGCCGGAGAAGCTGCAACTGCGGGTCTTCGTGGACCGCAGCGTGGTCGAGGTGTTCGTCAACGGCCGCCAGTGCCTGGCCGAGCGGGTCTATCCGGAGCGTTCCGACAGCCTCGGGGTGTCGGTGCGTGCGCAGGGCGCTCCCGCGGTGCTGGAGTCGCTGGACGCATGGCAGATGGACAGCATCTACTGA